Proteins co-encoded in one Candidatus Stoquefichus sp. SB1 genomic window:
- the dnaA gene encoding chromosomal replication initiator protein DnaA produces MNNLNIDWQKTLNIFKSKLDEFHIDKISFDSFFTTLQVRDIVDNDVTMTIDTQWSLDFVSTYIDNLEEIYNTITNGHYHLTLVTEEDYNKATSQKNVLLNFEDNLNPDLTFENFVVGNSNRIAQNASLAVAMKPGISYSPLFIHSNSGLGKTHLLNAIGNYAKKREPSTKVLFTTSENFVNEYIQSLSNHTIEEFNYKFRHIDILLIDDIQFMATKESSSEIFFNIFNSLISNKKQIVITSDKPPRDLRGMESRLVSRFSSGLTVSIDTPEFETSKAILRKKIEIENVDYPIAEEVLDFIASHFNTDVRELEGSLKRLLFYKLICGKKSDTIDLNFALEAFSDTYTQPAQKKELTVSNIKKCVADYYNLTVTQINSKSRTSSIIVARHIAMYLVRDLIDDISFIQIGHEFGGRDHSTVMKACSKVQKKLEKDMNYRQAIDDIKKKLV; encoded by the coding sequence GTGAATAATCTTAATATAGATTGGCAAAAGACGCTCAATATATTCAAAAGTAAGCTAGATGAATTTCATATTGATAAGATTAGTTTTGATTCTTTCTTCACAACTTTGCAGGTCAGAGATATTGTTGATAATGATGTCACTATGACTATTGATACTCAATGGAGTTTAGATTTTGTATCTACTTATATTGATAATTTAGAAGAAATCTACAACACAATTACGAATGGACATTATCATTTAACCCTTGTGACTGAAGAAGATTATAATAAAGCAACATCTCAAAAAAATGTTTTATTAAACTTTGAAGATAATCTTAACCCTGATTTAACATTTGAAAACTTTGTTGTTGGTAACAGTAATAGAATTGCTCAAAATGCCTCATTAGCTGTAGCAATGAAACCAGGTATTTCTTATAGTCCTTTATTTATTCACAGTAATTCAGGACTGGGGAAAACACATTTATTAAATGCAATTGGTAATTACGCTAAAAAACGTGAGCCTTCAACAAAAGTCCTTTTTACAACAAGTGAAAACTTTGTGAATGAATATATCCAATCACTATCAAACCATACCATTGAAGAATTTAATTATAAATTTAGACATATTGATATCCTTTTAATAGATGATATTCAATTTATGGCTACAAAAGAATCATCTAGTGAAATCTTTTTTAATATATTTAATAGCTTAATTAGTAATAAAAAACAGATTGTCATTACTTCTGATAAACCACCTCGTGATCTAAGAGGTATGGAAAGTCGTCTAGTCAGTCGATTCTCTTCTGGTTTAACAGTCAGTATTGACACACCTGAATTTGAAACATCAAAAGCCATCTTAAGAAAAAAAATTGAAATAGAAAATGTTGATTATCCTATTGCTGAAGAAGTTCTTGATTTTATAGCTTCACACTTTAATACCGATGTTAGAGAATTAGAAGGAAGTTTAAAACGTTTATTATTTTATAAACTGATTTGTGGCAAAAAATCTGATACAATAGATTTAAACTTTGCATTAGAAGCATTTAGTGATACATATACTCAACCTGCTCAAAAGAAGGAATTAACAGTATCTAATATCAAAAAATGTGTTGCTGATTATTACAATCTCACAGTTACCCAAATTAATTCTAAATCTCGTACTTCTAGTATTATTGTTGCAAGACATATTGCAATGTACTTAGTTAGAGACTTAATTGATGATATTTCTTTTATTCAAATTGGTCATGAATTTGGAGGAAGAGATCATTCAACTGTAATGAAAGCTTGTAGTAAAGTTCAAAAGAAATTAGAGAAAGATATGAATTATCGTCAAGCTATTGATGACATCAAAAAGAAGCTTGTGTAA
- the dnaN gene encoding DNA polymerase III subunit beta: MNFKIKRLELLNALAKVSRAVSMKSPLPVLTGIKFDLKEDELILTGSDSDITIQTTIKENIEILEKGSVVLSSRYILEIIKKIDSDQVHIYIVDGTLTRIEGASSRFDLNGTSYIDYPRIDLNKSGVNLQMKSTDIKEAIEQTSFATSEKETRPVLTGVNFKAKDHVLECIATDSYRLAKRILNIESDVSFNIIIPKKSLIEISRIIEKDELIDMYVSDRKVLFIFDSVLIQTRLIDGTYPDTSRLIPNSFDYSMTIDSVSLLNSIDRASLLSNEQSNIIKLTMNEDQVMLSSYSQEIGSVEENLSKAFYKGTPLSISFSAKYLNDAIKSINGDKVKVLFTGEMKPFIIKDFEKEDIIQLVLPVRTY, translated from the coding sequence ATGAATTTCAAGATTAAAAGATTAGAGTTACTTAATGCTTTAGCAAAAGTATCCAGAGCTGTTTCAATGAAAAGTCCTTTACCTGTTTTAACAGGAATTAAATTTGATCTCAAAGAAGATGAATTAATATTAACTGGTAGTGATAGTGATATTACAATTCAAACAACGATTAAAGAAAATATTGAAATTCTTGAAAAAGGTTCTGTTGTTTTATCTTCTCGATATATATTAGAGATTATTAAAAAAATTGATTCTGATCAGGTTCATATATATATAGTAGATGGAACTTTAACAAGAATAGAAGGAGCAAGTTCACGTTTTGATTTAAATGGTACATCTTATATTGATTATCCTAGAATTGATTTAAATAAATCTGGAGTCAATTTACAGATGAAATCAACAGATATTAAAGAAGCAATTGAACAAACATCTTTTGCTACAAGTGAAAAAGAAACAAGACCTGTTTTAACAGGAGTTAATTTTAAAGCAAAAGATCATGTTTTAGAATGTATTGCAACTGATAGTTATCGTTTAGCAAAACGTATATTAAATATTGAGTCTGACGTTTCTTTTAATATTATTATTCCTAAGAAAAGTTTAATTGAAATTAGTCGTATTATTGAAAAAGATGAATTAATTGATATGTATGTTTCTGATCGTAAAGTCTTATTTATATTTGATTCAGTATTAATTCAAACAAGATTAATTGATGGAACATATCCAGATACAAGTCGTTTAATTCCAAATAGTTTTGATTATTCTATGACTATTGATAGTGTAAGTTTACTTAATTCTATTGATAGAGCTTCATTATTATCAAATGAGCAATCAAATATTATTAAATTAACAATGAATGAAGATCAAGTGATGTTATCTTCTTATTCACAGGAAATAGGGTCAGTAGAAGAAAATTTATCAAAAGCTTTTTATAAGGGAACACCACTAAGTATCTCTTTTAGTGCAAAATATTTAAATGATGCAATTAAAAGTATTAATGGTGATAAGGTCAAAGTCTTATTTACAGGTGAAATGAAACCATTTATTATTAAAGATTTTGAAAAAGAAGATATCATTCAATTGGTTTTACCAGTTAGAACTTATTAA
- a CDS encoding sensor domain-containing diguanylate cyclase, whose translation MKKTKSLMKILIAALLMIFTFCSFYDFIQQTNILNTQTTLDHLKDVGKETANNYNQRFITMSQILNSTCKLIETNASNEKDIGQILDNVQQNHTMFQRLWFVDKNKRLHNYKEHLEMDAVNSYVDLMLKGQSGITDPFESPFNHKMVVVVYNPIYKQQEVIGGAIGIVEINDVNHDFIYNDIFDNEAYVFATASDGKIISKINNKNTLYYGDNYFDFLKNDVLYLDGNYNNVIDHIKNNKSGYITYRFHENYERLVYYTPVKINNWYVFTVISRDIVTQKNEKTNQITFYLIVKMIILFIILMILIIIYFRKINKINRDINRKLAASNRKIEVILKQTNDRIFEYSIDKDSLTLDAWNDYPKIMLNSFLSNLHNYNFVSKEHEKLLIEKFHEVIENKDKIVFDAKFPYISKDEQTWFHVSIIYVEENHKLIGTLKNSTKEMEEYNILLQDQMFKNSIYSNAMCMFAVNLKSRKVVIYQVDSLYHNVINVEYNDEFISNVISKVHPADKERARRFFNCDRIQSLYHHHDGINRIEYRSFNEEMNKYVWIRYRIQFERQSSNNELLMIAYANNINEEKLRQLEYEFKAQRDGLTGLYNRQRFNQLVDNYLQENNSLVCYNAYMIVDLDNFKKINDNLGHSQGDQVIQNVAQILENICSENGYIGRFGGDEFVIFLYDQESYAEIENKARKILNEIENIEIDKKFELSASIGIAFVKNEKNHMQLFDKCDQALYVCKNSGKNRFFVFIDNEDTNF comes from the coding sequence ATGAAGAAAACAAAATCATTAATGAAAATATTAATAGCAGCACTTCTTATGATTTTTACGTTTTGTTCATTCTATGACTTTATTCAACAAACAAATATATTAAATACTCAAACAACATTAGATCATTTAAAAGATGTTGGTAAAGAAACAGCCAATAATTATAATCAGAGATTTATAACAATGTCTCAGATTTTAAATAGTACTTGTAAATTAATAGAAACAAATGCTTCAAATGAAAAAGATATTGGTCAAATATTAGATAATGTTCAACAAAATCATACAATGTTTCAAAGATTATGGTTTGTAGATAAAAATAAACGTTTGCATAATTATAAAGAACATCTTGAAATGGATGCTGTTAATAGTTATGTTGATCTCATGTTAAAAGGACAATCTGGAATAACTGATCCTTTTGAGTCACCATTTAATCACAAAATGGTTGTTGTTGTTTATAATCCAATCTATAAACAACAAGAAGTTATTGGTGGTGCTATTGGTATTGTTGAAATTAATGATGTAAATCATGATTTTATTTATAATGATATTTTTGATAATGAGGCTTATGTTTTTGCAACTGCTTCTGATGGGAAAATAATATCTAAAATTAATAATAAGAATACACTTTATTATGGTGATAATTATTTTGATTTTTTAAAAAATGATGTTTTATATTTAGATGGAAATTATAATAATGTTATTGATCATATAAAAAATAATAAATCAGGATATATTACTTATCGTTTTCATGAAAATTATGAACGTTTGGTTTATTATACACCTGTTAAAATTAATAATTGGTATGTTTTTACTGTTATCTCTAGAGATATAGTGACACAAAAGAATGAAAAGACTAATCAAATTACTTTCTATTTAATTGTAAAAATGATTATTTTATTTATTATTTTAATGATATTGATTATTATCTATTTTAGAAAGATTAACAAAATTAATAGAGATATTAATAGAAAATTAGCTGCAAGTAATCGTAAAATTGAAGTTATTTTAAAACAGACAAATGATCGTATTTTTGAATACAGTATTGATAAAGATAGTCTAACTTTAGATGCTTGGAATGATTATCCTAAAATTATGTTAAATAGTTTTTTGAGTAATTTGCATAATTATAATTTTGTTTCTAAAGAACATGAAAAATTATTAATAGAGAAATTCCATGAAGTTATTGAGAATAAAGATAAGATTGTTTTTGATGCTAAATTCCCATATATCAGTAAAGATGAACAAACATGGTTCCATGTTTCTATTATCTATGTTGAAGAAAATCATAAGTTAATTGGGACATTAAAAAATAGTACAAAAGAAATGGAAGAGTATAATATTCTTCTTCAAGATCAAATGTTTAAAAATTCAATATATTCAAATGCTATGTGTATGTTTGCAGTGAATTTAAAGAGTCGAAAGGTTGTTATTTATCAAGTTGATAGTTTATATCATAATGTAATTAATGTTGAATATAATGATGAATTTATTTCAAATGTGATTTCTAAAGTTCATCCAGCTGATAAAGAAAGAGCAAGACGTTTCTTTAATTGTGATCGTATTCAAAGTCTTTATCATCATCATGATGGTATTAATCGTATAGAGTATCGTAGTTTTAATGAAGAAATGAATAAATATGTATGGATTCGTTATAGAATTCAATTTGAAAGACAAAGTAGCAACAATGAGTTATTAATGATTGCTTATGCAAATAATATTAATGAAGAGAAATTAAGACAGTTAGAATATGAATTTAAAGCTCAAAGAGATGGGTTAACAGGGTTATATAATCGTCAAAGATTTAATCAATTGGTTGATAATTATTTGCAAGAAAATAATTCTTTGGTTTGTTATAATGCTTATATGATTGTTGATTTAGATAATTTTAAAAAGATTAATGATAATTTAGGTCATAGTCAAGGGGATCAGGTCATTCAAAATGTTGCTCAAATATTAGAAAATATTTGTAGTGAAAATGGTTATATTGGACGTTTTGGTGGCGATGAGTTTGTGATTTTCTTATATGATCAGGAGTCATATGCTGAAATTGAAAACAAGGCAAGAAAGATTTTAAATGAAATTGAAAATATTGAAATTGATAAAAAGTTTGAACTTTCTGCATCCATTGGTATTGCTTTTGTTAAAAATGAAAAGAATCATATGCAGTTATTTGATAAATGTGATCAGGCGTTATATGTATGCAAAAATAGTGGTAAGAATAGATTCTTTGTATTTATAGATAATGAGGATACTAACTTTTAA
- a CDS encoding response regulator transcription factor, whose amino-acid sequence MKKILLVEDDMDIISHLTLFLESEGFVIKNTDSQTQAMKMIYNQNFDLILLDLSLKEGHGFSLYHEIKDYQDIPIIFLTASNDEYSVVTGLNLGADDYIAKPFRPRILLSRIQSVLRRYQKQDIIYQYLDIKLNTLSGQVYKKDKEIILSALEYKLCLIFFSHPHQLLTREFLLDELWNITGEDVSDNTLSVYIKRLRYKIEDDPKNPQIIKTMRGLGYKLGE is encoded by the coding sequence ATGAAAAAAATATTATTAGTTGAAGATGATATGGATATTATCAGTCATTTAACTTTATTTTTAGAAAGTGAAGGTTTTGTTATTAAAAATACAGATAGCCAAACACAGGCAATGAAGATGATTTATAATCAGAATTTTGATTTGATTTTATTGGATTTATCATTAAAAGAAGGCCATGGTTTTTCTTTATATCATGAGATTAAAGACTATCAGGATATTCCTATTATCTTTTTAACTGCCAGCAATGATGAATATAGCGTTGTAACAGGATTAAATTTAGGTGCTGATGATTATATTGCGAAACCTTTTCGTCCAAGAATTCTTTTATCAAGAATTCAAAGTGTATTAAGAAGATATCAAAAACAGGATATTATCTATCAGTATTTAGATATCAAATTAAATACATTAAGTGGTCAGGTTTATAAAAAAGATAAAGAAATTATTTTATCAGCTTTAGAATATAAATTATGTCTTATTTTCTTTTCTCATCCTCATCAATTACTCACAAGAGAATTTCTATTAGATGAACTTTGGAATATTACCGGAGAAGATGTGAGTGATAACACATTATCTGTTTATATTAAAAGATTACGTTATAAAATAGAAGATGATCCTAAAAATCCTCAGATTATTAAAACCATGCGAGGATTAGGATATAAATTAGGAGAATAA
- a CDS encoding sensor histidine kinase, giving the protein MVEVCLIMIILILGWTLYQKNQNIKKISKQVNDVLFQQKDLYIQNFKEGSLSILESEIVKLVNRLYEQNHLLAEDKILLKQSLEDISHQMKTPLTSLNLIQERLKYADEKELKHLLKQQQQLLDKIEWLVASLLKIAQLDVGTIQFQKEEIHIDELIEHLIKPFEIPIDLKNIQIHIDSQCEQLNHLDYHWTLEALLNIFKNCVEHLPDEGIIKVIIQNNPLYDEIIIQDNGEGISKDDLPHLFERFYKGENATQQSVGIGLALSRMIVEKQNGTITAENTYPGVKFTIHFYHEVV; this is encoded by the coding sequence ATGGTTGAAGTATGTCTCATTATGATTATTTTGATACTGGGATGGACATTGTATCAGAAAAATCAAAATATAAAGAAAATATCAAAGCAAGTTAATGATGTTTTATTTCAGCAAAAAGATTTATATATTCAAAATTTTAAAGAAGGATCATTATCTATTTTAGAAAGTGAAATTGTTAAATTAGTGAATCGATTGTATGAACAAAATCATTTATTAGCTGAAGATAAAATATTATTAAAACAATCTTTAGAAGATATTTCTCATCAAATGAAAACACCATTAACATCATTAAATTTAATCCAAGAAAGATTAAAATATGCAGATGAAAAAGAATTAAAACATCTTTTAAAACAGCAACAACAATTATTAGATAAAATTGAATGGTTAGTTGCTTCTTTATTAAAAATAGCCCAATTAGATGTTGGAACAATTCAATTTCAAAAAGAAGAAATACATATTGATGAATTGATTGAACATTTAATCAAACCATTTGAAATTCCTATTGATCTAAAAAATATTCAAATACATATTGATTCACAATGCGAACAATTAAATCATTTAGATTATCATTGGACCTTAGAAGCACTGCTTAATATTTTTAAGAATTGTGTAGAACATTTACCAGATGAAGGTATAATTAAAGTTATTATACAAAATAATCCATTGTATGATGAAATTATTATTCAAGATAATGGTGAAGGAATTTCAAAAGATGATTTACCTCATCTCTTTGAAAGATTTTATAAAGGTGAAAATGCTACACAACAAAGTGTTGGAATTGGTTTAGCGTTATCACGTATGATTGTTGAAAAACAAAATGGAACAATTACAGCAGAAAATACATACCCAGGTGTTAAGTTTACGATACACTTTTACCATGAAGTTGTCTAA
- a CDS encoding ABC transporter ATP-binding protein — MKILEVKNLSKIYGKGESEVMALNNVSFSVDKGEFIAIVGSSGSGKSTLLHLIGGVDRPTNGEVIVNGIHVYQQNEEELAIFRRREVGLIYQFYNLIPVLTVEENMTLPVLLDNQSVNQGRLNELLKILDLEKRKDHLPKQLSGGQQQRVSIGRALMNAPSVVLADEPTGNLDSKNSKEIVDLLKLTQKKYKQTLIMITHDERIAMQADRIIVIEDGQIKKDEVLKK; from the coding sequence ATGAAAATATTAGAAGTGAAGAATTTATCAAAAATATATGGAAAAGGTGAAAGTGAAGTTATGGCTTTGAATAATGTTTCTTTTTCTGTTGATAAAGGGGAATTTATTGCTATTGTGGGATCTTCAGGTTCAGGAAAAAGTACTTTACTTCATTTAATTGGGGGTGTTGATCGACCAACAAATGGCGAAGTGATTGTCAATGGGATTCATGTCTATCAACAAAATGAAGAAGAATTAGCCATTTTTAGAAGAAGAGAAGTTGGACTTATTTATCAGTTTTATAATCTTATTCCAGTATTAACAGTTGAAGAAAATATGACATTACCAGTCTTATTAGATAATCAGTCAGTGAATCAAGGAAGATTAAATGAACTATTAAAGATATTAGATTTAGAGAAGAGAAAAGATCATCTGCCAAAACAATTATCAGGAGGACAACAACAGCGTGTTTCTATTGGAAGAGCTTTAATGAATGCACCATCTGTTGTTTTAGCTGATGAACCAACAGGAAATCTTGATTCAAAGAATAGTAAAGAAATTGTTGATTTATTGAAATTAACACAGAAAAAGTATAAGCAAACATTAATTATGATAACGCATGATGAAAGAATAGCAATGCAAGCAGATAGGATTATTGTTATTGAAGATGGTCAAATCAAAAAAGATGAGGTCTTAAAGAAATGA
- a CDS encoding ABC transporter permease — protein sequence MKIMNQLTFRYLKENKKRTILTILCITVSVIMICCVGIAFYSGKQFYKEYIEKTVGDYHYLIVSQNPELIKKVAQDKTISEYYFSHTEPYYRDDQLTDQSFLNLKRGDELYFQKEDYGNLLVSGRLPQNTEEIVISQNYLKLNQLNVSIGDSIDLYSNESHTNDHFQIVGLINDYNSQNHYKNSFNAISYIDFRNAQTYYTLYIKDKELSKQIFDHAKNLSDNNSGDLRYNSSYLAIQDIFEDHSSSMFLGIYNIVGVLLAVIVIISLFIIYQAFNLSTNDRIQYLGMLSSVGATPKQKKRSVYFEGLILSCISIPLGIILSFLGLWITFHFINLLETVKVLNIAIYPQISGFYLFLVIIISLITIFISLYLPARKISKISVIDALKKNDEITVKPKKLKTGLLARRFLNVSQQLAIKNYKRQGRRSRVIVMSLVISMVSFISMYSFSRIFLEQVNQSNVYNQYDIQMNMGYDKDSLQKTIDILNQNQKVDDYYYITSLNITANIDSSYLDIPIESDKNAYIQLIGLSENKRQQLCDDNHITYQKNLVLAYDGKYKCFESEQEYIQRYKKMDKNFFKSMQMTDNEFNERGDIIGEKVIPLQLFDQVVSIQKDQFQNGYGFGNLDSTLYFIVPIEYITNVDVDYSHTITYNIFSSEHQELTKELESLNYTVYDYAQNVLENRQIFLIIQIFVYGFVCIMILFTMLNIINMMSASIDKRKKELGMMLSVGMSPNGITKMLFYESFIYGLKTLLYGLPICIGIEWLFYDQVKISNMIFVPSFLAYIISFVVIIFVMLVTFRVGLNQFKKQNIIETLKDDM from the coding sequence ATGAAAATCATGAATCAGTTAACTTTTAGATATCTCAAAGAAAATAAAAAAAGAACGATTTTAACAATTCTTTGCATTACTGTATCAGTTATCATGATTTGTTGTGTAGGTATTGCTTTTTATTCAGGAAAACAGTTTTATAAAGAATATATTGAAAAAACTGTTGGTGATTATCACTATCTGATTGTTAGTCAAAATCCGGAATTAATTAAAAAAGTTGCCCAAGATAAGACAATATCAGAATATTATTTTTCTCATACTGAACCTTACTATCGTGATGATCAATTAACTGATCAAAGTTTTCTTAATTTAAAAAGAGGAGACGAACTCTATTTTCAAAAAGAGGATTATGGAAATTTATTAGTAAGTGGCAGATTACCACAAAATACAGAGGAAATTGTCATTTCACAAAATTATTTAAAATTAAATCAATTAAATGTATCAATTGGGGATTCTATTGATTTATATAGTAATGAAAGTCATACAAATGATCATTTTCAGATTGTTGGTTTGATAAATGATTATAACAGTCAAAATCATTATAAAAATTCATTTAATGCTATCTCTTATATTGATTTTCGTAATGCTCAAACATATTATACGCTTTATATAAAAGATAAGGAGCTTTCTAAACAAATCTTTGATCATGCAAAAAATTTATCTGATAATAATAGTGGAGACCTTCGTTATAATTCTTCGTATCTTGCTATTCAGGATATTTTTGAAGATCATTCAAGCTCAATGTTTCTAGGAATTTATAATATTGTTGGTGTCTTATTAGCAGTGATTGTTATTATTTCATTATTTATTATTTATCAGGCATTTAATTTATCAACAAATGATCGTATTCAATATCTTGGTATGTTATCAAGTGTTGGAGCAACGCCAAAACAGAAAAAACGTTCTGTATATTTTGAAGGATTAATATTATCATGTATTTCTATTCCATTAGGAATTATTCTTAGTTTTTTAGGATTATGGATTACATTTCATTTTATTAACCTCTTAGAAACAGTCAAGGTGTTAAATATTGCTATCTATCCACAAATATCAGGTTTTTATTTATTTCTAGTCATTATTATTTCACTCATTACTATTTTTATTTCACTTTATTTACCAGCAAGAAAAATATCTAAAATATCAGTCATAGATGCTTTAAAGAAAAATGATGAAATAACTGTTAAACCTAAAAAATTAAAGACTGGATTGTTGGCACGTCGTTTTTTGAATGTTTCTCAACAACTTGCTATTAAAAATTATAAACGTCAAGGTAGACGTTCAAGAGTAATTGTCATGTCATTAGTCATTTCAATGGTTTCGTTTATTTCAATGTACAGTTTTAGTCGTATTTTTCTAGAACAAGTCAATCAATCCAATGTCTATAATCAATACGATATTCAAATGAATATGGGATATGATAAAGATTCACTTCAAAAAACTATTGATATATTAAACCAAAATCAAAAAGTTGATGATTATTATTATATAACATCTCTTAATATTACAGCTAATATTGATTCAAGTTATTTAGACATTCCTATAGAAAGTGATAAAAATGCTTATATTCAACTGATTGGTTTAAGTGAAAATAAGCGTCAACAATTATGTGATGATAATCATATAACATATCAAAAAAATTTGGTTCTTGCATATGATGGAAAATATAAATGTTTTGAATCAGAGCAGGAATATATTCAAAGATATAAGAAGATGGATAAAAACTTTTTCAAATCTATGCAAATGACTGATAATGAATTTAATGAGCGAGGTGATATTATTGGAGAAAAAGTCATTCCATTACAATTATTTGATCAAGTTGTTAGCATCCAAAAAGATCAATTTCAAAATGGTTATGGATTTGGTAATTTAGATAGTACTCTTTATTTCATTGTTCCAATAGAATATATTACAAATGTAGATGTTGATTATAGCCATACCATTACTTATAATATTTTTTCTTCTGAGCATCAGGAATTAACCAAAGAATTAGAATCATTAAATTATACTGTCTATGATTATGCTCAAAATGTCTTAGAAAATAGACAAATTTTCTTAATTATTCAAATCTTTGTTTATGGTTTTGTATGTATTATGATTTTATTTACAATGTTAAATATTATCAATATGATGAGTGCAAGTATTGATAAAAGAAAAAAAGAATTAGGAATGATGTTAAGTGTTGGAATGAGTCCAAATGGAATAACAAAAATGTTGTTTTATGAAAGTTTTATTTATGGATTGAAAACATTATTATATGGTTTACCTATTTGTATTGGAATTGAATGGTTATTTTATGATCAAGTGAAAATAAGTAATATGATTTTTGTACCATCATTTTTAGCTTATATCATTTCGTTTGTTGTGATTATATTCGTGATGTTAGTGACATTTAGAGTTGGCTTAAATCAGTTTAAAAAACAAAATATTATTGAAACATTAAAAGATGATATGTAA
- a CDS encoding RNA-binding S4 domain-containing protein, translating to MREIKIDTEYITLGKFLKYVNAVDSGAVAKLVILDGQVIVNDEVEVRRGKKLRDGDVVSFDGIKYIVKNEN from the coding sequence ATGAGAGAAATTAAAATAGATACTGAGTATATTACATTAGGTAAATTTTTAAAATATGTAAATGCTGTTGATTCAGGAGCAGTGGCTAAATTAGTTATTTTAGATGGACAGGTTATTGTTAATGATGAAGTAGAAGTCAGAAGAGGAAAAAAGTTACGAGATGGTGATGTTGTCTCTTTTGATGGAATAAAATATATTGTAAAAAATGAGAATTGA